The genomic stretch AATGTGCcaggggggtttgggggagggtcatttattagtagggccatgggagGATGTGAGCCTtcagccagcagtgtggtgtgtcttgtcagttgCCCAAAAGCaaatggtgtgccctgaccattttagcacTTTCTCATGAGATCAAAACAGTTGACAATCGCTGCCTGGGGGCCCGAGATATACAAGAGAGGGGGCTTTGTGTCATCTCCTCTTTTGGGCTCCCTGCTCATTGGAGAAAGACCTGGCTGGATTTCCAGCTGCCAGTTCTCTTTTCTCCTGGGCTCTCCTTGCCAAGGTTCCCAAATAAAGCGGCACATGTGGCAGAGAAGCTACATGCCTCTCGAGACCCTGCCTCCTGCACACTGGCTGGGCTGGTGCCACAAAGGGATCGGCTGGCCGGCCAGCCTCTGCCTCACCACCTCTTGTAAGGAAGTGCCTCTGTGATTCTCCTGCACCCCACCCCCATGGAGAGGAGGTCGTCTGGCTCCAGCGAGAGAGCCCCATGACATGCACACCCCTGGCATGTTAATCCCACAGTCCCCACTAGGGAGCCATGGGTAGAATGTGGAGGCGAGGGTGGTGCGGGGTGGCAGAAGCCGTGAATAAGAAGACCCCTATTACATTCCCTCTGGGAGAGGATTCCGCTGAGCCCAACACGGACAGGCCGGTGCCCAAGCAGAACACTTCTGAGCCAAGTACAAGCTCGTAACACAGACCCCTTCCCCAACATGCTGTGGGGCCTGTAAATCCAATCCAATCTGCCCCTGGGATTTCAGTGTCCCTGATTATTGGGGGGACCCTTCCCTCCTGCTACCAGGCAGACTCCACTGCTGCCTACCTGTCCTTCCAGCCTGTACAAAGGAACTCCTTCCATACTTGGGGCGCCACATTTTTCTGTCTCAGGGAATCCAGTCCAAGCGTGCCTGTGCCTGGGTTTGCCTGCTCTCCCTCCCTTTTTGTGCTTAGCAGACAGCAGGCGCTCATTCAGCGCTGTTCTGACGGAGCTTTGGATTTGCTCCAGAAATACAACCATCTGGGACTTGTATGTAGACAGAAGAAAGTAAGATTGCATCATCAACCTTAAGCATTTGCAACTAGTTAACCTCAGTTCTCTGTCCCATTCCCGGTAATGGCCTGTAACTCAAGCTGCAACTCAGCCCCTACCCCCCCATGGCCCTGCATACAAGCAGCCAGCTAAAAGGCCAGAGAGAAATGCCAAAGGGGTGCGGGAGTCAGAGGCGTTCCTGCTGCCAAGGGTATTTCTCTGGCCCTGGGCACCTGCACCCAACTTTCTCGTGTTTGTCCTTCAGTTACAGGCTTCTGCTTCCCGTGCCTCTTCTCGCGCTACGTCATGAAGGGATTTGCGCCCTTTGTGAAACTTCCTCTGCCGAAAATCAGCCTAGACCCGTTCCCGCCTCGACCGCAGAAGCCAGCCTCACCACCGACATTCACTGCCGCACAGCAGATGGTGCAGAAATATTTCATCCCCAAATTCTCATGTGCTGACAGCTACccctgaaggcctcacaggactCCAGAATGGAACTGCCAGGCTCCCAAAAAAGACAAGGGGCCTCTGTGTGCCGTGTGGCTAACAGCCCCTGTAAGAGCAGAGGACAAGCGGGCGTTCAAACCACTGGATGGCCCTGATGGGAGGCAAGTTGTCTGCCAGGAGCCTCGCAGGCAGAATGCAGGGGCCCAGTGAGGGCAAGGCTCAACATTAAATGTTTCTCAAGACTTTGTTCTGGCACATTGGCTGTCTGTGGTTCTGTTCGTTCCATGCTCCATGTCAAAATGCTACAGGCAGGCTCCTCTCCTGGGCACTGTTCTTCCCCAGAGTTGTCGTTCTGTTCACAAGAACACCTTGCAGGATGCTGAGAATGAGGGCTGTGACCGATCCAAGGGAGGAGCATGTGGGACAGTTTTCTGATATGCtgatgatggggtgggggtggctgcacttgagaacataagaaaagccctactggatcaggccaagggctcatctagtccagcttcctctatctcacagtgggccaccaggtGCCTCTAGTAGCACACAGACAAGAAGATGCCTGCAACCTTTTGCCAGtgcctggcatctggcattcagggagAGGCTCCCTCTCAGACCCAGAGGTGGAATCTgcccatcttggcttgtaacctgtgatggatttttcctccataaccCTACAGGTGTCTAGGCCCGGTTCCATCCCAACATCCTACAGCAatgtgttccacagattaacacgTAGCTTTTGCTCCACAGTAAGGAGCCCTGCTTGACCTTCATCCCCTGCATGGGTGGACTTGTGAAGCTCTGaacagcagtgtggtgtgctagGGGGTACAAAGCACCATGTGTTGCGTGGCGTCTcatctcccctttggagccattccggaatGCAGCACGTGCCGCTCCGCACCGCCTTATACACCACGCTAGCACGCCGTGGTGAGGGGCCACGCAAcagcagtgctttgcaccccgacACCACGCTTGCACTGTGGCGAGGAACCGTGCGACGCGCAGTGCTTTGCGCCCTCTAGCTGCACTCCTGGCGctaggcagagcctccccccgcCTGGCGGCCCGCCCAGGGAGCCCAGCCCAGAGGGCCCGGGCCACTCCGCACTCCGGGCGCCCGACAGTCGCGTGGCGCTCTGCGCGTGCGGCTTCCCGGGCGGAGGCGGCCCTTCCGGCGGGCGCGCGGGCGGAAGCGTGGCGAGGAGCGGGCATGGAGGAGGACGCGGCCCGGGAGCTGCTGCGCTTCCTGCGGCCGGAGGCGCGGCCGGACGTGCGGGCGCGGGCGGCGCGGGCCGTGCTGGGGCTGACGGGCGGCGCGGAGGGGCGGCTGCTGCTGGCGCGGGCCGGGCGCGGGGAGCTGGCGGCGGCCCTGCTGGCGCTGGCCGGCGACCCCTCCGCGGACACGGCCCGGGACGCCTGCCTGGCGCTGGTCAACCTGGCGGCGGAGCCGGGGCCGGGGCCCTGCCTGGCGGCGGCCGTGGAGCACGCGCCGCCCGGCCTGCTGCGCCGCCTGCTGGAGCCCGCCTGCCCGCTGGCCGCGCCGCTGTGCGCGCTGCTGGCCAACCTGGCGCGCGAGGAGGACGCGGCGCGGGCGCTGCTCGGGGCGCTGCGGCGGGAGGGCGCCGGGCCGGACGCGCTGGTGGACGCGCTCTGCGCCGCGCGCCCCGACGCCCCGCCCGAGCTGGGCGCGCTGCTCTGCAACCTCAGCCAGCTGCCCGAGGCCCGCAGCCTCCTCCTCGACAGGAGCAGGCAGGTGGCGCCCCCGGGGCTCCTTGGAAGCCCCCCACCCACCTCGCCCCCCTCCCGGCTCTGCctggcctgcctccctccctcgcaCCCCACACTGGGGCTGGGCACCAAAGCCTGCTGGGCAGGCGCTCCCGCCTCTCCTGAGGTGTGTCCCTCCCCGCAGGTGCCTGGTGCAGAGGCTGCTGCCCCTCACGCAGCCTGCCGGCTCGGCCCTCCACCGAGGGGGGGTGGTTGGCACTCTCCGGAACTGCTGCTTTGACTACGGTGAGCAGAGGGCGCGTGCTCTCCCTCTCTGCCTGGGGGGTCCACATCCTCTTCCGCGGgtgtctgctgcctggcagagGTGTTGCTCTGGCGCTCGCTCCACTAGTACGCTCACTGCTGCACTTACTCTGCTGAGGGTGCCTCTGGTCCCTCCGGGTGGGACCGGAGACCTTCCTGCTGCCCCAGATTGCCACAAGGGCTGTCTTTGCTGTTCCCCTCTTGCAGAGTGCCACGAGTGGCTGCTGAGCGAAACAGTCGatctgcttccttttcttctgcttcctCTGGCTGGTCCAGAGGAGTTTCCGGAGGATGAGATGGAAAGTAAGTCCCGTTGGGTGGGTGGTGGCAAAGTACCTGTGCTAATGGGTATAGCGAGGCACCATCGGGGAACAAGTTCAGGGTCACACTGGGAGATCTGTGACGAAGCTCTCTTCTCTTTGGCACAAGGTCTGGAGCAGTCAAGGCTCTGCTGAACTGCAACACAGGCAGAGTGATTCCCCTAATGTTGCACGTCTTGATGGTTCACTTGGTACGTTCTCTTTCTCCCCTTCACCCCAGAACTGCCCCTGGATCTGCAGTACCTGCCATCAGAGAAGCAGCGAGAACCAGACCCTGACATCCGGAAAATGCTTTTGGAGGCCATCCTGCTGGTGAGCCTCTGTGAAGGGTTGTGGGTAACAACTTGTCTCATAAATGCGAGATCTGGTACCTACTGTGGAGTCTGAAATCAGGAGAATGGTGGAATTTTCTTTGGCAGGTTTCTGTCGTCTTTGAGGGGCTTGAGCACTGCTTGTGGGCAAAGTGTGGCAGATATTTAAGTGGGGAGGCGCACCTCAGGTTGTTGTCTCTTCACAGTATGTATGCaaacctaacataagaacagccccactggatcaggccataggcccatctagtccagcttcctgtatctcacagcggcccaccaaatgccccagggagcacaccagataacaagagac from Tiliqua scincoides isolate rTilSci1 chromosome 4, rTilSci1.hap2, whole genome shotgun sequence encodes the following:
- the HGH1 gene encoding protein HGH1 homolog isoform X1; amino-acid sequence: MEEDAARELLRFLRPEARPDVRARAARAVLGLTGGAEGRLLLARAGRGELAAALLALAGDPSADTARDACLALVNLAAEPGPGPCLAAAVEHAPPGLLRRLLEPACPLAAPLCALLANLAREEDAARALLGALRREGAGPDALVDALCAARPDAPPELGALLCNLSQLPEARSLLLDRSRCLVQRLLPLTQPAGSALHRGGVVGTLRNCCFDYECHEWLLSETVDLLPFLLLPLAGPEEFPEDEMEKLPLDLQYLPSEKQREPDPDIRKMLLEAILLLTATKPGRQLVREKGTYFILRELHRWEADPGVLAACEKLIQVLIGDEPEAGMENLLEVEVPADVEEQLQRLDQEEEQTGGLHHTQEEHKDVCLRWARDPHPLSLTSQAYHLCTMPTL
- the HGH1 gene encoding protein HGH1 homolog isoform X2, which gives rise to MEEDAARELLRFLRPEARPDVRARAARAVLGLTGGAEGRLLLARAGRGELAAALLALAGDPSADTARDACLALVNLAAEPGPGPCLAAAVEHAPPGLLRRLLEPACPLAAPLCALLANLAREEDAARALLGALRREGAGPDALVDALCAARPDAPPELGALLCNLSQLPEARSLLLDRSRCLVQRLLPLTQPAGSALHRGGVVGTLRNCCFDYECHEWLLSETVDLLPFLLLPLAGPEEFPEDEMEKLPLDLQYLPSEKQREPDPDIRKMLLEAILLLTATKPGRQLVREKGTYFILRELHRWEADPGVLAACEKLIQVLIGDEPEAGMENLLEVEVPADVEEQLQRLDQEEEQTGGLHHTQEEHKDGEFWERNPCK